A genomic stretch from Cellulomonas sp. KRMCY2 includes:
- a CDS encoding NAD-dependent epimerase/dehydratase family protein — MSRHVILGKGPIGRTLAGLLATTGHDVLVLSRSGAPTPAHRRAGRSTGPGTITHAAIDGTDGRALTASAAGAEALYNCVNPPYHRWATDWPPVAEALLQAAEATGAPLVIAGNLYSYGAGTYPMREDSPLASTETKGVVRAAMWREAQARHRAGRLRATEVRGSDYLGPEAEQHAHAGPRMLDPLLAGRRLAPIGSADQPHSWTYLPDFACALASAATEPAAWGHAWHAPTPEPLTYRELATRFAEAAGAPRPRIAPVPMWLVRLIGVGQPMLREIHRIGYQFTEPFVLDSTRSQQVLGLAPTPWPTIIAETLAAR, encoded by the coding sequence ATGTCCCGCCACGTCATCCTGGGCAAGGGCCCGATCGGTCGAACCCTCGCCGGCCTGCTCGCCACGACCGGCCACGACGTCCTCGTCCTGAGCCGTTCCGGTGCGCCGACGCCGGCCCATCGCCGCGCCGGCCGCTCCACCGGCCCCGGCACGATCACCCATGCCGCCATCGACGGCACCGACGGCCGGGCACTCACGGCGTCGGCGGCCGGCGCCGAAGCGCTCTACAACTGCGTGAACCCGCCCTACCACCGCTGGGCGACCGACTGGCCGCCCGTGGCCGAGGCCCTGCTCCAGGCGGCCGAGGCCACCGGGGCGCCCCTCGTGATCGCCGGCAACCTCTACTCCTACGGAGCCGGCACGTATCCCATGCGCGAGGACTCGCCCCTCGCGAGCACCGAGACGAAGGGTGTCGTGCGCGCCGCGATGTGGCGTGAGGCGCAGGCCCGGCACCGCGCCGGCCGGCTGCGGGCCACCGAGGTCCGCGGGAGCGACTACCTCGGACCCGAGGCCGAGCAGCATGCGCACGCCGGACCCCGCATGCTCGACCCCCTGCTCGCCGGCCGTCGGCTGGCCCCGATCGGCTCGGCCGACCAGCCGCACAGCTGGACCTACCTTCCGGACTTCGCCTGCGCCCTCGCGTCAGCGGCGACCGAGCCGGCGGCGTGGGGGCACGCCTGGCACGCCCCCACGCCGGAACCGCTGACCTACCGCGAGCTCGCCACCCGATTCGCCGAGGCAGCCGGCGCACCACGACCGCGGATCGCGCCCGTGCCGATGTGGCTGGTCCGCCTGATCGGCGTCGGGCAGCCGATGCTGCGCGAGATCCATCGGATCGGCTACCAGTTCACCGAGCCCTTCGTGCTCGACTCGACCCGGTCGCAGCAGGTGCTCGGGCTGGCGCCGACGCCGTGGCCCACGATCATCGCCGAGACGCTCGCCGCCCGCTGA
- a CDS encoding TetR/AcrR family transcriptional regulator translates to MTATPRTARERARATFTADLLDAARARLVADGAAGLSLRAVARDLGVASSAVYRYVASRDALLTLLIIEAYDAVGAVCEDAAAAARGRGEPPAQVWLAVGQAFRAWALTNPRSYELIYGTPVPGYAAPQDTVAPATRIWAVIIGIVLDAHADGSLEPVGPGFDAEGLVDPGALEFAAALAAAPGRVTALADRPGWSAWEAVRSFTLFVCLVGAVTAELFGHFHKVTADPARAFDAILATAAAGGGLRVDLGRGSPRRVDDRGTAGPGR, encoded by the coding sequence ATGACGGCCACCCCCCGCACGGCCCGCGAACGGGCACGGGCCACCTTCACGGCGGACCTGCTCGACGCGGCCCGCGCACGTCTGGTCGCCGACGGGGCCGCCGGGCTCTCGCTCCGAGCGGTCGCGCGCGACCTCGGCGTCGCGTCCTCGGCCGTGTACCGGTACGTCGCGTCGCGGGACGCCCTGCTGACCCTGCTCATCATCGAGGCGTACGACGCGGTCGGCGCGGTCTGCGAGGACGCGGCCGCCGCGGCCCGGGGCCGGGGGGAGCCGCCTGCCCAGGTGTGGCTCGCCGTCGGGCAGGCATTCCGGGCCTGGGCCCTGACCAACCCGCGCTCCTACGAGCTCATCTACGGCACCCCGGTGCCCGGCTACGCCGCCCCGCAGGACACGGTCGCCCCGGCCACCCGGATCTGGGCGGTGATCATCGGCATCGTGCTGGATGCCCATGCCGACGGGTCGCTGGAACCGGTCGGGCCGGGCTTCGACGCCGAGGGCCTGGTGGATCCCGGCGCGCTGGAGTTCGCCGCGGCCCTGGCGGCCGCGCCGGGACGCGTGACGGCGCTCGCGGACCGCCCGGGCTGGTCGGCGTGGGAAGCCGTGCGCTCCTTCACGCTGTTCGTCTGTCTGGTCGGCGCGGTGACTGCCGAGCTGTTCGGACACTTCCACAAGGTCACTGCCGACCCGGCCCGAGCCTTCGACGCCATCCTCGCCACGGCGGCGGCCGGCGGCGGGCTGCGGGTGGACCTGGGTCGCGGATCGCCCCGGCGGGTTGACGATCGGGGGACGGCCGGACCGGGCCGGTGA